A window of Myxococcus fulvus genomic DNA:
TGGGCGTCTTCGTGATGACGTTCGCGCGGTGCTACGGCGACACGGCGGGCTCGGTGGGGGAGAAGCTCGCGGTCATCTTCGTGGCGTCGCTGGGGGCGCACGCGGTGGAGCTGGACGCGGCGCTGACGCGCGGGGGCGCGCTGCTGTTGGGCGGCGGCTGGGCGATGCTCCAGTCGCTGGTGCTGTGGCCGGTGCATCCGTATCGCCCCTCGCGCCGGGCCATCGCGGAGGTGTACCTGTCGCTGGCGGCGGGCGCGAGGGACCTGGCGACGCTGTCGCGTGAGGGCGCCTCGGCGGAGACGTGGGCGGTGGCCACGGCGCGGCACCTGCCCTTGCGCGCGAAGATAGAGAAGGCGCGTCAGACGCTGGCGACCACGCGGGTGGGGCGCGCGGACGAGACGCTGCGTGGAGAGCACCTGCTCGTGCTGTTGGAGCTGAGCGAGCAGCTGCTCGGGGTGCTGTTCGCCCTGGAGCAGGCGATGGAGGTGGCCAGCCCCGAGCGCGGGCTCGGGCCGGTGCGCGAGGAGGTGGCGCGGGTGTGTGACTGGTCCGCGGACATCTCGGAGCGGGTGGCCAAGGTCTCGCTCTCCCCGGAGGCCGCGGCCGTCTACTGGCCCCTGTTCCCCACCAACGGCGAGGAATTGGGGCGACACGGCGCCTGGCTGCGGGTGGTCCCCGTCTCGGTGACGGAGCTGCTCGCGCGCCTGCGGGGCCACTGCGTGGCGGCGCAGCGGGCGGCCATGGCGATGCGGCGCGGGGACCCGGTGTCGCTGGAGAACGCCTGGTCGCTGCTGCCTTCCGACGAGCGACGGCCGCTGCTGCAGCCCTTGCGCGCGAACCTGCACTCGCGCTCGGTGGTGCTGCGCCATGCGCTGCGCGCGGGGACGGTGGCCGCGGTGGCGCTGGTGCTCACGCGGGCGTTGGGGCTGGGTGAGGCGTACTGGGTGGTGCTCTCCACCATCGGCATCCTGCAGCCGTACTCGGCGAACACGGAGGAGCGCGCGCTCCAGCGCGTCACGGGAACGCTGCTGGGCGGGACGCTCGCGGCGGTGATTGCCACGCGGGTGGGCTCGCCGTGGGTGCTCATCGTGGTGATTGGCGTGCTGACGGCCACCTCCGTGTCGCTGCTGCCGCTCAACTTCGGCGCCTTCCAGATATTGCTCACCCCGGACTTCCTCCTGCTCGCGACGCTGAGCGCGGGGGACTGGACGGTGGCGGAGAACCGCGCGCTCGGGGTGTTGCTGGCGTGTGTGCTGGCCTTGGCGGGGGTGTGGCTGTTGTGGCCCTACCCGGAGCGGCGGCGCTTCCCGGACGCGGCGGCGACGGTGCTGCTCGCGGATGGGAACTACTTCCGCCAGGTGGCGGCGAGCCGCGATGGACGCGAGCCCCGGGTGAGCGCGGCGCGGAGGGATTTGGGCCTGGCGCTGCTCGACGCGGAGGCGTCCTTCGAGCGGCTGATGGCCGAGTACCGGGGCCCCGCGCACCGGCTGGAGCCCGCGATGGCGCTGTTGACGTACTCGCGCAGGCTGGCCGCGTCGGTGACGGCGTTGGGGGAGCAGAAGGGCGTGATTGCCTCCTCGGAGGTGCTGGACGTGGTCGCGCACAAGGCGAGCGGCACGTTGGATGTGCTGGCGGACTCCCTGCGCAAGGGACAGACGCCGCCGCCGATGCCCGAGCTTCCCTTGCGCCGCATCGCGAATGACCCGGTGTCGGGGAAGCTGGTGGAGCGGGTGCCTCGCCAGTTGGAAATCCTCCATGGCGCGGTGGAGAAGCTCACTGTCGGATGATTCCGTGTAAGGGGTTTCCGCTAGTGATTGTTTCCGGTGGGTCGTGACTGACGGTTCGGCGGCAACCGGGGTTCGCGACTTCCGATAATCCATCCATGAGTCCCATCAACGAACTGAACCGCCGTCGCCAGCCCGTCGTCCGTCCGCCGGAGCCGCAGCCGGCGGAGAAGACTCCCGCCCAGGCGAAGCCGGTCGCGCCGAACCGCGTGCTGCGGGACGAGTCGCTGTTCGAGACGCCGGGCGCGAAGCCTCGGCTGGAGCTCAACCCGCAGAGGGCGTTGGCGGAGAGCCCCGCGACGCCGCCCAAGGGCGGCCGGCTGGACATCGAGGCCATCTCCAACATGACGGACCCGGTGGCTCGCAACGAGGCCATCACCCAGGGCTACTTCCAGCTGTCCAATGACATGGCGGGGCTGCTCGGCAAGGAGAACGCCAACTGGGCCACCTTCGGTGTCTGGGCTTCCAAGCAGGCCGGGGTGAGCATCCGCCAGGAGGACCTGCCCAAGGTCTTCATGGACCAGCTCAAGAACAGCAACGCCTGGGCCAGCGGCCTGACGGCCGGCGCACTGTCGGTGCTCAACCCCGTGGCGCCGCTGTTGGTGGAGGGGCTGAAGGTCCCCATCCGGGACGCGCTCAACCGCGTCAGTGACGCCATCGCGGACGGCAACAAGAAGCTGTTCCAGGACATCGCCCCGGAGTTCCAGCGCTTCACGGAGACCTTCAAGGGCGACACGAAGTACGACGCGGCCAAGGTGGAGAAGTACCTGGCGGCGTTCCCGCCCGGGAAGGAGAACCTGAAGGCGGCCTTCTCCGACTACGCCAAGGCGATGTTCGAGAGCGACCCGAACAAGAAGGCGGAGCTGATGCTGGCCGCCAACAACCGCGTGGGCGTGCACGAGCAGTCGCTCATCCAGGGCGAGGTGGACCGCGCGCTCAACGCGCCGCTCAAGGAGACCTTCCGCCCCATCGCCGAGGGCATCGTGGATGGGTTCGGCAACGCGCTGCCGTTCCCCGGCAACCTCGCCTACAAGGGCGCGGAGGCGACGGGCCTGGTGGACAAGGCCATCGACAGCGTGGTGGACGCGCTGGCCGGCCAGTTCCGCCAGTTCGCGACCGAGCACATGATGAAGATTGGCCTGCCCAATGGCTCGCTCAGCCTGGGTGATGACATCACGCCGGGTCGCCAGGGCTCCTTCCCCGAGCACCTGCGCACGATTGAGAGCGGGGACCTCAACCGGCTGCTGGGCCAGTACGACAAGACGCCCAACACGCTGAGGGGCTCGTCGGCCAATGACTGGTCGAAGTTCGACCAGCGCATGAACTACATCGTCGATCTGTTCCGCTCCCGCCAGAGCGACCCGAGCCTCTTCAACGCGCCCTGAGGCGCGTCAGAGGCCAGTGACAGCATTCCCTCCACGTGCCTTCCGTCATGGAAGGCGTGGAGGTGTGGAGTGCGTCCTGGCCTCTTGCTTCTCGGCGTCGTCCTCGTCGTCACGGGCTGTGCCGGGGGCGACGCGTCCTCTCGCAGGGGCGCACTCCAGCAACGCGCTGGGTTGGCGCAAGACGCGTGGCCGGATGCGCGCGAGGACTCGCGGGACGAGGACTCCTCCCTGGGGGTTCCGCTAACGCGGCGTGATGCCTTCGACGCTTTGTTGGGAAGCGCGGGTCTGGATGAGCGGGACGCGCTGCCTGTCGCGGGGAGCGCGCTGACGCCCAGGCATGCCGCCCGGCTCCTGAGGACCCTGCTGGAGAAGGACGTGACGCTGGGACAGTTCCCGGCGCGCGTGGCGCTGGGCTTCGTGCTGCGGGAGGTGCTGGCCACGGGTGAGGTGTCGCGGGCCGGGTTGGCGCGCCGGGTGGAGCGCTTCAAGCATGTGGCGGTGCTCCGGCCGGATGGGTGCCTGGCGTGGGTGCGCACCGGGCGGACGCAGCAACGGGTGGCGCCCATCGAGTGGCGGGACGGGGCCTTCCGTGCGCACGGCTTCGAGCTGGCCCGGTTCTACGACGGGAGCACGGGAGTCTTCCGACGGCTCGACGATGAGCTGAAGGAGGAGAGCGGCTTCCCGCTGGCCGACGTCCATGACGACGCGGACGTCATCAGTCGGACCCTGGACGGGGCTGAAGAGGCGTTCGTGGGGCTGGCCCTCGCGGTGGGGAGGTTCTTCTCGACGTCGCCCGCGGACAACCTCGCGGCACTCCGTGGGTTGCCGGCCGCGGTGGTGGCGCTCTTGGAGTCGTCGCCCGAGTACCTGGAGCGCTTCCGGTACATGACCCGGGGCGAGCAGGTGCAGGCCGTCTCCAGGCTGGTGACGAACCTCGTCGCGACGTGGGGGACGGTGTCCGCGGGGACGCGGACGTTGCAGGGGACTGCGTTCGCCACGGCGGAGGTGCCGGTGCTCGCGTTGGCTGCGGATGGCACGGTCGCCCTGCGAATGGTGGCGGCGCCCGTGGGTCGTGCGGCGGCCGTGCTGAGTGGAGGACCTGGCGCGGCCATCATCCTTCAGCGGACGGGCGGCGCGGCGAAGGAGGGAGCGCCATCGAAGGGGCCCGGCCAGTGGGGACCCGCGAAGGAGTCCATGTCTCCACGCGCCCGGCGTTACCAGGAACAGATCTCGGGCCACTCGGCGGACGAGGCATACTGGGTCGGAGGTGTCGGCAGGGACAGCGGAGGCGTGAAGTTCGATGGGTTCGAAAAGGGCGTGCTGCTGGAGGCGAAGGGGCCGGGGTACGCGAACAAGTTCCTGGACAACCTCAGACCGAAAGTCTGGTTCGAGAATTCAGGAGCCAAGGCCCTCGTCGAGCAGGCACAGCGACAGTTGGCCAAGACCCCCGCTGACGTTCCCATCAAGTGGTTCATCGCGGAGGAGAAGACGGCCGAAGCCATCCGCATGCTCTTTCGGAGAGAGCGGATCATCGGGATCGAGGTCCTCTATGTTCCCCCGCTGTAGAGGGGAAGGTGTCGCATGACGGACCGTATCGAGGGTGAGGAGGAGGCTTTCTTCTGTGGCGCATACTGGGGCGCCCGCCAGGAGACAGCGGAAGCGTGCGCGACACGTCTCGAAGCGTTCTTCAGACTGCTCGCGGGTGTCGACCTGTCATTTGCTCAGTGGTTCCGGCAAGGCAAGTCACGCGCCGAGGCCTTGAAGCATCCCATCGATTCGACAGGGGCGGAGTTGGCGAAGCTCCTCCGCAAGGGTAGAGACCGGGTCGTCGAAGAGCTCGGATTCCGATTCAGCGCCTGGAATGGCGCGAGTGACGACAATGACGGGAGCGCACTCAAGCTCACCTGCGGGGGGAGCTCTCCGCGAGTGATCAACGTTTGCTTGCTCGACCTACCCGTCCGAGGGCCCAACTCGGAGCGGGTGCTCGCCGCGTCGACTCTTCGCGGTCTCGTGAAGAGCATGGCGGTCGCGTGGGAGCCCGACTTCGTGGTGGTGATGTCGTCCGCTCATCTCCAGATGCTGCGAGATAACGACCCCTCGGAAATCTGGCCTGGGTGGGTCCTCTACCTTTCCCGGCAACGAGGCACCGTGCCCCCACTCCCGGCCCCCGTTCACGTCGAGCCGGTGGCGGACAAGGGCACCCTCATCGTCCTCACCCCCGAGCGCTTCACGGCCAGCAACCCGGAGCACGTGGCGCTGGCCGAACAGGTGCGCGCGTTGCTGGACCAGGCCGGACTCTTGAAGCCCCTCTAGGCCCATCGAAGCGCTTCACGGAGGCGCGCGGCCGAGCCTGCTCCGCTGCCCCGGATGACCCCTGGATTCCATGCGTCCCGACCCCAATCCCAGCGCTGGAAACCAGTGTTCCAGGCATAGACGGAGACCCTCCAGGACGGCTCCCCGACGCGCCTTGACATCCCTTCCTGGGTGCAGTTGAACTGCGCGCGATTCGCAACTGCGAATCATTCTCAAGTTTCCGCGTACCCCGAGGAGGACATGGCGACATCGACCCTGCTGATGGTGCTGGGCCTCGCCGTGCTCCGTGGCGTCGCGCTTCCGGACGGACTGAATCGTCACCGAGGGTGGGTCAGGGCGCTGGGCGCGCTGTGCGTGGCGGCGTCCGTGGCGTTCGCGGTGAGGGCGCAGGGGTGGGGCGTGGGGCTGACGTGCGCTGGGGTGCTGGCCATGCTGGTGGCGCCGGTGCTGGCGCTGGTGGTGCCGCTGTGGCCCCGGGCGACGCGCTTCGTGTGGCCGGTGTGCGCGCTGGGGCTCGCGGGCCTGTGGCTGGGAGGCGCCTGAGGATGGCGCACCAGCACGGAGCCGCGCGAATCTCCGCCGCCGTCACCGCGGCCCCCGCCGCCGCCGTGCTCGCGAGCCTGGCGCTGCCGGCGGTGTTACCCGTGGCGCAGGACGTCCGGTTGTTGCTCGCGCTGCTCGTCGTCCTGCCCGCGGTGGCCACCGGCGTGTGTCTGGCGTTGCTCTCCCGAAGCGGCGCGCGCGCGTGGGGCGGCTGCGCGCTCGTCGGCGCGCTGTCGTCGCTCGTGTTGGTGCTCACGTGAAGCTGTCGCCCCGGGCCTACGAGATTCTCTGGGACGCGCACGCCTGGGCGGGCGTGCTGTCGTCGCTGGTGCTGTTCGTGACGTTCTTCCTGGGCGCGTTCGCCCTGTTCGCGGAGGAGCTGTCACCCTGGCAGGAGCCCACGTTCCGCGCGCCCGTGGCCGTGTCGGAGGCGCGGGCCGTGGAGCTGGCACAGCAGCTGGCCGAGGCGGAGACCGCGGCGCATCCCGTCTGGTTCGGCATCTCCCTCCCCACCTCCGAGGAGCCCTGGCTGCGGTTGTGGCGCATGTCCCCGGACGGCGCCATCAAGCCGCTCTGGGTGGACCCGGTGTCCGGGCGTCAGCTCGGCGAGCGCAGCGACCTGGGCGAGTTCCTCAACGCGATGCACTTCCTGGAGCCCATCCCCGGCGGCGCGCACCTGACGGGCATCGCCTCCGGGGTGCTGGTGCTGCTCATCGGCACCGGGCTGCTGCTCCAACTGGGCCGCATGCTGCGAGAGCTCGTCCAGTTCCGCCCCAAGGGCGCGCGGCGGGTCATCTGGTCGGACGCGCACAAGGTGATTGGCGTCATCACCGCGCCCTTCCTGCTCGTCTTCGCGGTGACCGGCGGCATCCTCTGGCTGGACGACTGGTTCGAACCCGCCGTGGTGAAGACGTCGCTGGATGGCGACCTGAAGGTGCGTGAGCGCATCGTGGACTGGCCCACGCCGCCCGCCGCCGTGGGGCGCGATGCCGGCGCGCCGGACCTGGCGCACGCGCTGGCGATGGCGAAGCAGCGCTTCCCCCAGTCCGAGCACAGCCACTTCTTCTTCGACCACCTGGGGGACGAGAACGGCACCGTCCACCTGCCGGGTGAGCGCGAGGGCACGCTCCACGCCTTCACCCACGTGCGCGTGGCTCGCACGGGCGAGCTGCTCTGGGCGCGGGAGACGGGGGGCGGGACCCTGTACTCGCAGGTGATGGACCCCCTGTACGGCCTGCACTTCGCCACCTGGGCCAGCTTCCCCGCCAAGGTGCTCTACGCGCTCCTGGCCTTCGTCTCCGCGTTCGGCATCCTCGCGGGCAACCTGCTGTGGCTGGAGCGCCGGCGCGCGAAGGGACAGAGCCGCTTCGACACCGCGCTCGCGAAGCTCACCTCGGGCTTCTGCGCGGGGCTCGCGCTCGCGGTGGGCGGCGTCTTCGTGGCCAACCAGCTGCTGCCCGCGGAGCTGCCCGAGCGGCCCTTCTGGGAGCACACCGTCTTCCTGGCCACGTGGGGCCTGTCCATCGCCAGCGCCTGGCTGGACGCCTCGCCCGCGAGGCACGCGCGCCGGCTGCTCTGGGGCGCGAGCGTGCTGTTGTTCCTCGTCCCCCTCATCGACGCGGCGCGGACCGGACGGCTGCCCTTCGCCTCCGGCTCCTCGCACCTCCTGGCGACGGAGCTGGGCCTGTTCGCCCTGGTCCTGGTGCTCGTGGGCGCCGCGGGCGTCATCCGCCGCCTCCAGCGTCCCCCGGTCCTTCCTTCCACCGCACCGGTCGAACCGGAGGCCCCCGCCCCCGTGCCGACCTGAGCTTCACCCCCCTGAAGACGGAGTTGCCCCCCATGAGTACGTTCCGCCGTTTCGCCACGGCCTCGGCCGCCACCTCGCTGCTGCTCTCCTCCGCCCTGGTGGGCTGCGGTGACGACGACAAGACGCCGCCGGACCCGACGCCCACGGAGAAGCCCGCCTACAGCCTGGCCACGACCGTCTCCCAGACGAACGGCGCCGTGACGTACGTGAGCCTCTTCGACTCGCTGGACGTCACCAGCCTGGACCTCACCAAGGCCAGCGAGCACTCCGGCTACGCCACCATCGGCGCCGTCGAGGGCCAGCTCTTCGTGGGCGACGGCGAGAAGCCGGAGATCTCCCGCTTCACCGTCGGCGATGACGGCTCGCTGGTGGCCGCGGGCCGCATCAGCTTCGCCAACTACGGCTTCACGGCCTCGGCGCCGCTGTACCTGAACCAGTTCGTCGACTCGACGCGCGCGTACATGTCGCTGGAGGAGTCGCGCCGCGTGGTGTGGAACCCCACGACGATGCAGATCTCCGGCACCGCCGACGCGCCGGGCCTGGTGCGCGAGCGCGAGGGGCTGGTGGTGAAGACGGGCTTCGACCGCGCCCGCGTCACGCGCGGCAACGACGTGTTCCAGGCGTTCTACTGGACCGACGGCAACTACTTCGACTTCCTGCCCACGTCTCAAATCGCCGTCTACTCGAAGACGAACGACAGCCTGGTGAAGCTCCTGGACGCGCCCTGCCCGGGGCTCGACGTGGCGACGCAGGACGAGGCCGGCAACCTCTACTTCAGCAACTGGGTGTTCAGCAGCGCGGCGCCCCTGCTCAAGGACGGCGCGCCCGACACGTGCGTGGTGCGCATCAAGGCGGGCGAGACGGAGATCGACGCCGCGTGGACGCGCTCGCTGTCCTCGCTGGTGGGCGGCCGTCAGACGGCGGCGTTCCGCTACCTGGGCAACGACGTGGGCGTGGTCGCCGTCTTCCACCATGAGAACGTGGACATCACCCCGACGACGGCGCCCGGCGTCATCACCGGCGGCCTGCACTGGAAGCTGTGGCGCGTGAACCTGGCGACCAACTCCGCGACGCCCATCGACGAGCTGGGCTTCATCGCGGGCGGCTACTACGCCTTCAACATCGAGGGCCGCACCTTCCTGCTGCTGCCCACCGCCGACTACGCCCGCACGGCCATCTGGGAGCTGGGCGTCAGCGGCACCCCGGTGAAGCGCTTCGAGGTGCAGGGCTGGGCGTACCAGTTCCTCCAGGTGCGCTGAAGCGTCGCTCCCTCCTCGCGCCCGGGTGCCTGCCGGG
This region includes:
- a CDS encoding DUF3325 family protein, which translates into the protein MATSTLLMVLGLAVLRGVALPDGLNRHRGWVRALGALCVAASVAFAVRAQGWGVGLTCAGVLAMLVAPVLALVVPLWPRATRFVWPVCALGLAGLWLGGA
- a CDS encoding FUSC family protein, yielding MHRLWRHLRRFFRLQPGRPAWALGIRAALAVTIPYSLATLLGLKDAGWTGLTGLLVTLANPGGAYQGRARVMGAVAMLGALVGTVAALAGGRLWLDATLILVGVFVMTFARCYGDTAGSVGEKLAVIFVASLGAHAVELDAALTRGGALLLGGGWAMLQSLVLWPVHPYRPSRRAIAEVYLSLAAGARDLATLSREGASAETWAVATARHLPLRAKIEKARQTLATTRVGRADETLRGEHLLVLLELSEQLLGVLFALEQAMEVASPERGLGPVREEVARVCDWSADISERVAKVSLSPEAAAVYWPLFPTNGEELGRHGAWLRVVPVSVTELLARLRGHCVAAQRAAMAMRRGDPVSLENAWSLLPSDERRPLLQPLRANLHSRSVVLRHALRAGTVAAVALVLTRALGLGEAYWVVLSTIGILQPYSANTEERALQRVTGTLLGGTLAAVIATRVGSPWVLIVVIGVLTATSVSLLPLNFGAFQILLTPDFLLLATLSAGDWTVAENRALGVLLACVLALAGVWLLWPYPERRRFPDAAATVLLADGNYFRQVAASRDGREPRVSAARRDLGLALLDAEASFERLMAEYRGPAHRLEPAMALLTYSRRLAASVTALGEQKGVIASSEVLDVVAHKASGTLDVLADSLRKGQTPPPMPELPLRRIANDPVSGKLVERVPRQLEILHGAVEKLTVG
- a CDS encoding immunity 52 family protein; amino-acid sequence: MTDRIEGEEEAFFCGAYWGARQETAEACATRLEAFFRLLAGVDLSFAQWFRQGKSRAEALKHPIDSTGAELAKLLRKGRDRVVEELGFRFSAWNGASDDNDGSALKLTCGGSSPRVINVCLLDLPVRGPNSERVLAASTLRGLVKSMAVAWEPDFVVVMSSAHLQMLRDNDPSEIWPGWVLYLSRQRGTVPPLPAPVHVEPVADKGTLIVLTPERFTASNPEHVALAEQVRALLDQAGLLKPL
- a CDS encoding MxcI, with protein sequence MSTFRRFATASAATSLLLSSALVGCGDDDKTPPDPTPTEKPAYSLATTVSQTNGAVTYVSLFDSLDVTSLDLTKASEHSGYATIGAVEGQLFVGDGEKPEISRFTVGDDGSLVAAGRISFANYGFTASAPLYLNQFVDSTRAYMSLEESRRVVWNPTTMQISGTADAPGLVREREGLVVKTGFDRARVTRGNDVFQAFYWTDGNYFDFLPTSQIAVYSKTNDSLVKLLDAPCPGLDVATQDEAGNLYFSNWVFSSAAPLLKDGAPDTCVVRIKAGETEIDAAWTRSLSSLVGGRQTAAFRYLGNDVGVVAVFHHENVDITPTTAPGVITGGLHWKLWRVNLATNSATPIDELGFIAGGYYAFNIEGRTFLLLPTADYARTAIWELGVSGTPVKRFEVQGWAYQFLQVR
- a CDS encoding PepSY-associated TM helix domain-containing protein yields the protein MKLSPRAYEILWDAHAWAGVLSSLVLFVTFFLGAFALFAEELSPWQEPTFRAPVAVSEARAVELAQQLAEAETAAHPVWFGISLPTSEEPWLRLWRMSPDGAIKPLWVDPVSGRQLGERSDLGEFLNAMHFLEPIPGGAHLTGIASGVLVLLIGTGLLLQLGRMLRELVQFRPKGARRVIWSDAHKVIGVITAPFLLVFAVTGGILWLDDWFEPAVVKTSLDGDLKVRERIVDWPTPPAAVGRDAGAPDLAHALAMAKQRFPQSEHSHFFFDHLGDENGTVHLPGEREGTLHAFTHVRVARTGELLWARETGGGTLYSQVMDPLYGLHFATWASFPAKVLYALLAFVSAFGILAGNLLWLERRRAKGQSRFDTALAKLTSGFCAGLALAVGGVFVANQLLPAELPERPFWEHTVFLATWGLSIASAWLDASPARHARRLLWGASVLLFLVPLIDAARTGRLPFASGSSHLLATELGLFALVLVLVGAAGVIRRLQRPPVLPSTAPVEPEAPAPVPT
- a CDS encoding Tox-REase-5 domain-containing protein produces the protein MRPGLLLLGVVLVVTGCAGGDASSRRGALQQRAGLAQDAWPDAREDSRDEDSSLGVPLTRRDAFDALLGSAGLDERDALPVAGSALTPRHAARLLRTLLEKDVTLGQFPARVALGFVLREVLATGEVSRAGLARRVERFKHVAVLRPDGCLAWVRTGRTQQRVAPIEWRDGAFRAHGFELARFYDGSTGVFRRLDDELKEESGFPLADVHDDADVISRTLDGAEEAFVGLALAVGRFFSTSPADNLAALRGLPAAVVALLESSPEYLERFRYMTRGEQVQAVSRLVTNLVATWGTVSAGTRTLQGTAFATAEVPVLALAADGTVALRMVAAPVGRAAAVLSGGPGAAIILQRTGGAAKEGAPSKGPGQWGPAKESMSPRARRYQEQISGHSADEAYWVGGVGRDSGGVKFDGFEKGVLLEAKGPGYANKFLDNLRPKVWFENSGAKALVEQAQRQLAKTPADVPIKWFIAEEKTAEAIRMLFRRERIIGIEVLYVPPL
- a CDS encoding DUF2515 family protein yields the protein MSPINELNRRRQPVVRPPEPQPAEKTPAQAKPVAPNRVLRDESLFETPGAKPRLELNPQRALAESPATPPKGGRLDIEAISNMTDPVARNEAITQGYFQLSNDMAGLLGKENANWATFGVWASKQAGVSIRQEDLPKVFMDQLKNSNAWASGLTAGALSVLNPVAPLLVEGLKVPIRDALNRVSDAIADGNKKLFQDIAPEFQRFTETFKGDTKYDAAKVEKYLAAFPPGKENLKAAFSDYAKAMFESDPNKKAELMLAANNRVGVHEQSLIQGEVDRALNAPLKETFRPIAEGIVDGFGNALPFPGNLAYKGAEATGLVDKAIDSVVDALAGQFRQFATEHMMKIGLPNGSLSLGDDITPGRQGSFPEHLRTIESGDLNRLLGQYDKTPNTLRGSSANDWSKFDQRMNYIVDLFRSRQSDPSLFNAP